One segment of Schistocerca cancellata isolate TAMUIC-IGC-003103 chromosome 2, iqSchCanc2.1, whole genome shotgun sequence DNA contains the following:
- the LOC126159853 gene encoding uncharacterized protein LOC126159853, which translates to MEEKREWTKQDTENFIEAVESYPEIWDVHNRDFKDRMKKMCALNEISSIFDTSVKEVQRKWHNLKTQFSQEVRKLQKIKSGSPGIVSDSRWPYFSAMKFLESSVATTSNRISSLSTKEEEIVTGDDVPVANEGKKLKRKETKGSGNGLIEKAEKILGQEIDAFQTFGDYVASELRSLKNEKNVNKLKIMILKNIIEISEIDSAEIPSTPVSPVRDASAASQCILNVTDFINIE; encoded by the exons atggaggagaaacgagAGTGGACGAAACAGGacacagaaaattttattgaagctgtggagagctaccccgaaattTGGGACGTACACAACCGGGACTTTAAGGATCGAATGAAGAAGATGTGTGCATTGAACGAAATCTCGTCAATATTCGACACGTCAGTGAAAGAGGTACAAAGAAAGTGGCACAATTTAAAGACCCAATTTTCTCAAGAAGTTAGGAAACTGCAGAAAATTAAAAGCGGCTCTCCTGGCATTGTTTCGGATTCTCGGTGGCCGTATTTTTCAGCAATGAAATTTCTAGAGAGTAGTGTTGCCACAACCTCTAACAGAATATCTTCGCTATCAACAAAG GAAGAAGAAATAGTTACAGGAGATGATGTGCCTGTTGCTAATGAGGGGAAGAAACTAAAAAGAAAGGAGACTAAAGGAAGTGGTAATGGGCTCATTGAAAAGGCAGAAAAAATTCTGGGCCAGGAAATTGATGCTTTCCAAACCTTTGGAGATTATGTGGCTAGTGAGCTGCGGTcactaaagaatgaaaaaaatgtaaacaaactgaaaataatgattctgaaaaacatcattgaaATAAGCGAGATTGACAGTGCAGAAATACCATCCACTCCAGTTTCGCCAGTGAGAGATGCAAGTGCTGCCAGTCAATGCATACTTAATGTTACAGATTTTATAAACATAGAATAA
- the LOC126159864 gene encoding uncharacterized protein LOC126159864, which yields MTSRRVRYAAALVIVMKNVKKKKRSIWVREWIMRRSQYGAYNNLLQELSIESMDTFENFCRMSSNDLECLLTLIAPVISKRDTKFRTAISAKERLLVTLRFIATGDSYKSLMYLFRIPVSTISMIVPDVCRAIFDVLKRENYLKTPGTTSDWMQVAKGFEENWNFPHCIGALDGKHIVMQAPKDSGSYYYNYKHCHSVVLLALVDASYKLLYMDVGCNGRVSDGGVFSTCFLSSALEQGHLDIPLPKPLPGREKDTPFVIIADDAFPMRSYLMKPYPFHNQPGPNRVFNYRLSRARRVVEIFFGHIAQRFRILRRPLLLGPEKTVTIVSAICALHNFLMDRKDGSYANRSNFDVEDVQNGEVIGASWRNEEQGAHNLIPIQTGQCNRNSHDTRAIREEFMNYFVSPLGEVPWQYRYI from the exons atgacaagtaggcgtgtgagatatgctgcagctcttgtaattgtaatgaaaaacgtgaaaaagaaaaagagaagtatttgggttagagagtggataatgagaagatcgcaatatggtgcctataataaccttttgcaagaacttagtatcgagagcatggatacgtttgaaaacttttgcagaatgtcctcaaatgatctggagtgTTTGTTGACattaatagcgcccgtcatatcaaaacgagacacaaagttccgtactgctatttcagcaaaggaacgtttgcttgtcactctacgatttatagctacag gagactcatacaagtccctgATGTACTTGTTTCGTATTCCGGTCAGCACGATTTCTATGATCGTACCTGACgtatgtagagccatttttgacgtattgaaaagggaaaattatttgaag ACTCCTGGAACAACAAGCGattggatgcaggtggcaaaggggtttgAAGAGAACTGGAACTTTCCACACTGCATTGGGGCATTGGATGGGAAGCATATTGTGATGCAAGCTCCAAAAGACAGTGGAagctattattataattataaacatTGCCACAGTGTTGTATTATTGGCACTTGTAGATGCCAGTTACAAGTTGTTATacatggatgtaggctgcaatggAAGAGTTTCAGATGGTGGTGTATTCAGTACCTGTTTCTTATCTTCAGCCTTGGAGCAAGGACATCTTGACATTCCTCTGCCCAAACCACTTCCTGGCAGAGAAAAGGACACCCCCTTTGTAATCattgcagatgatgcatttccaATGAGGTCATATTTAATGAAGCCCTATCCATTCCATAACCAGCCGGGTCCAAACAGAGTGTTTAATTACAGGTTATCGAGGGCCAGAAGAGTTGTGGAAATTTTTTTTGGACACATTGCACAACGGTTTAGGATATTGAGGCGTCCATTGTTACTAGGTCCTGAAAAAACTGTGACAATAGTTTCAGCTATATGTGCCCTACACAATTTCTTAATGGACAGGAAAGATGGCAGTTATGCAAACCGAAGTAATTTTGATGTAGAGGATGTACAGAATGGTGAGGTAATAGGGGCCTCATGGAGGAATGAAGAGCAAGGAGCACACAATTTAATTCCCATTCAAACAGGGCAATGTAACAGAAATTCTCATGATACTAGAGCAATTCGTGAAGAATTCATGAATTACTTTGTATCGCCATTAGGTGAAGTACCTTGGCAGTACAGatacatttaa